One Gordonia mangrovi genomic region harbors:
- a CDS encoding bifunctional methylenetetrahydrofolate dehydrogenase/methenyltetrahydrofolate cyclohydrolase encodes MSAIRLDGKATRDEIFTDLGARVEKLRAAGITPGLGTVLVGDDPGSQSYVKGKHADCARIGVASIRKDLPADATTAELNAAIDDLNADPACTGYIVQLPLPRHLDENAALERIDPDKDADGLHPINLGRLVLGKEATLPCTPRGVVHLLRRYDIPIAGARVTVIGRGVTIGRPIGLLLTRRSENATVTLCHTGTRDLAAEVARADIVVAAAGVPHLITADMVKPGAAVLDVGVSRTDAGLTGDVAPDVWDVAGHVSPNPGGVGPLTRAFLLVNVVERAEAQLAGHNRAGTSG; translated from the coding sequence GTGAGCGCGATACGACTAGACGGCAAGGCCACTCGCGACGAGATCTTCACCGACCTCGGCGCCCGCGTGGAGAAGTTGCGGGCCGCCGGCATCACGCCGGGTCTCGGTACGGTCCTGGTCGGCGACGATCCGGGGTCGCAGTCGTATGTGAAGGGCAAGCATGCCGACTGCGCGCGGATCGGGGTGGCCTCGATCCGTAAGGATCTGCCCGCCGACGCGACGACGGCGGAACTGAACGCCGCGATCGACGATCTCAATGCCGACCCGGCGTGCACCGGTTACATCGTGCAACTGCCGTTGCCACGGCATCTCGACGAGAACGCGGCCCTCGAACGGATCGATCCGGACAAGGACGCCGACGGACTGCATCCCATCAATCTCGGCCGCCTGGTACTGGGCAAGGAGGCGACGCTGCCGTGTACGCCGCGCGGCGTGGTGCATCTGCTGCGTCGATACGACATCCCGATCGCCGGCGCGCGCGTCACGGTGATCGGTCGCGGTGTCACCATCGGTCGGCCGATCGGACTGTTGCTGACCCGGCGCAGTGAGAACGCGACCGTCACGCTGTGCCACACCGGTACCCGCGACCTCGCGGCGGAGGTGGCGCGGGCCGACATCGTCGTGGCCGCGGCCGGTGTGCCGCACCTGATCACCGCCGACATGGTGAAGCCGGGAGCCGCCGTCCTCGATGTGGGCGTGAGTCGCACGGATGCCGGGCTGACCGGCGACGTGGCGCCCGATGTGTGGGATGTCGCCGGCCATGTGTCGCCGAACCCGGGCGGCGTTGGCCCCCTCACGCGTGCGTTCCTGCTGGTCAACGTGGTGGAGCGGGCCGAAGCGCAGTTGGCCGGGCACAACCGGGCGGGAACGTCCGGGTGA
- a CDS encoding DUF3017 domain-containing protein, translating into MRPGQRSAAQRVRRYVVQIPYFVVLLGLLVAAVLVLFDRWRRGAFVFGSVLLLGAVLRAFIPTSRVGLLQVRSKFFDVAVMASVGSLILWLATSIDPLGTD; encoded by the coding sequence ATCCGGCCCGGACAGCGCAGCGCAGCGCAGCGGGTGCGTCGGTACGTGGTGCAGATCCCGTACTTCGTCGTGCTGCTCGGTTTGCTCGTCGCGGCGGTGCTCGTGTTGTTCGATCGCTGGCGCCGAGGTGCCTTCGTCTTCGGTTCCGTATTGCTGCTCGGTGCTGTGTTGCGAGCGTTCATACCCACCTCGAGAGTGGGATTGTTGCAGGTCAGAAGCAAGTTTTTCGACGTCGCGGTGATGGCGTCGGTGGGGTCGCTCATCCTGTGGTTGGCGACGTCCATCGATCCGTTGGGCACAGATTGA
- a CDS encoding Hsp70 family protein, whose translation MGVSAGEGMIHYVLLTRDDVGRSVVDTRVIDVDRSDGLDMAGRVNAGIDLMLGAARDADRRVGPIGVAARTAKQRRELASRGSGPRRQIHLVDEGDAVVAYLAATGRIDRFASVVVADCGDTGMSLYTVDPASQRISAPMRSRALAGRDVDRAIVAELIADDPSRDSNVARGRRSALLSACRAAKEEVTPLGDDSVVLTDGRGHPRLTNAVVERALAPMVDEARAVITRYLSESAVRDTRPDAVVLVGGIANLPAVRAMLDTTAVEVVVPETPELAASVGAAILARAQTSAATSRLAFIGGRRNREWLSATPLAVVGAILAAATMTIYAVSSSLAGHNAPVPSPIPPAATSSVESETSSTTAESSTTTTTVVAPQPQAPQAQPEPMLPTTQHMSPRWDESPGWATTELPPTTESDPSTSAPTRTLLPYPLPSLPWPPGTRPTPPIPEFIPPGLLPESSVPTTPVPQRSAAPTTTPPAPRLAAPSDAAPVSSDPPATNPPLITTPTR comes from the coding sequence ATGGGTGTGTCCGCAGGCGAGGGCATGATCCACTACGTCCTGCTCACCCGCGACGACGTCGGGCGCAGTGTGGTCGACACGCGGGTCATCGACGTCGATCGAAGTGACGGCCTCGACATGGCCGGACGGGTGAACGCCGGCATCGATCTGATGCTCGGGGCCGCCCGCGACGCCGATCGGCGCGTCGGACCGATCGGTGTCGCAGCCCGTACCGCCAAGCAGCGCCGCGAGTTGGCCTCACGGGGCAGCGGTCCGCGCCGTCAGATCCACCTCGTCGACGAGGGCGACGCAGTGGTGGCCTATCTCGCGGCCACCGGCCGCATCGACCGCTTCGCATCGGTCGTGGTCGCCGACTGCGGCGACACGGGGATGTCGCTCTACACGGTGGACCCCGCATCCCAGCGCATCTCGGCGCCGATGCGATCGCGCGCGCTGGCCGGGCGCGACGTGGACCGGGCGATCGTGGCGGAGCTGATCGCCGACGATCCCAGCCGGGACAGCAACGTGGCGCGAGGGCGTCGCAGCGCACTCCTGTCCGCCTGCCGGGCCGCCAAGGAGGAGGTCACCCCGCTCGGTGACGACTCGGTGGTGCTCACGGACGGTCGCGGTCATCCCCGGCTGACCAATGCCGTCGTCGAACGCGCGCTCGCGCCGATGGTCGACGAAGCGCGTGCGGTGATCACGCGTTATCTGTCGGAGAGTGCGGTCCGCGACACCCGCCCCGATGCGGTGGTGCTGGTCGGCGGTATCGCGAATCTTCCTGCGGTGCGGGCCATGCTGGACACCACCGCGGTCGAGGTGGTGGTGCCGGAAACGCCGGAACTCGCGGCGTCGGTCGGCGCAGCGATCCTCGCCCGGGCGCAGACCTCGGCGGCGACCTCACGGCTGGCGTTCATCGGTGGGCGTCGCAACCGGGAGTGGCTGTCGGCCACCCCGCTGGCGGTCGTGGGTGCGATTCTCGCCGCAGCGACGATGACGATCTATGCGGTGAGTTCCTCCCTGGCCGGCCACAATGCCCCGGTACCCTCGCCGATACCACCGGCCGCGACATCATCGGTCGAGTCGGAGACCTCCTCCACGACCGCGGAATCGTCCACCACCACGACCACCGTCGTCGCACCGCAGCCGCAGGCGCCGCAGGCTCAACCCGAGCCGATGCTGCCTACCACGCAGCACATGTCACCGCGGTGGGACGAGTCGCCGGGGTGGGCGACGACCGAACTACCGCCGACCACCGAGTCGGATCCGTCGACGTCGGCTCCGACGCGCACGTTGCTGCCATATCCGTTGCCATCGCTGCCGTGGCCGCCGGGTACCCGCCCCACCCCGCCGATTCCGGAGTTCATCCCGCCGGGTCTGCTGCCGGAATCGTCCGTACCGACGACACCTGTCCCACAACGGTCCGCGGCCCCGACGACGACACCGCCGGCCCCCAGGCTCGCGGCTCCGTCGGACGCCGCCCCGGTGTCCAGCGATCCGCCGGCCACAAACCCTCCGCTGATCACGACGCCGACCCGATAG
- the metX gene encoding homoserine O-acetyltransferase MetX — MSVSIEPQTQPADRPDWEQMPDGAMSSVRIGAVSLDNGQRIDDVTLAFQRWGTLSPSRDNVILTLHALTGDSHVTGPADDEHPTAGWWDGLIGPGCAIDTDEWCVISANVLGGCRGSTGPASLDPAGRPWGSRFPQITVLDQVRAERILMDHLGIAGIGAVVGGSMGGARALEWAIEYPEMVRSALVLAVGARATADQIGTQTTQIAAIQADPAWQNGDYHGTGRTPTAGLGVARRIAHLTYRGEVELDRRFANIPQADEQPLNGGRYSADSYLQHQADKLTQRFDAGSYVVLSEVLNHHDVGRNRGDVEDVLRACRVPVIVGGIASDRLYPIRLQEELADQLGNCVDGLQVLHSGNGHDGFLTEFDAISDLLKRTAEIARA; from the coding sequence GTGTCGGTGAGTATCGAACCGCAGACCCAGCCCGCTGATCGCCCCGACTGGGAGCAGATGCCGGACGGGGCGATGTCCAGTGTCCGCATCGGCGCGGTCTCACTCGACAACGGCCAACGGATCGATGACGTCACCCTGGCGTTCCAGCGCTGGGGGACGTTGTCGCCGTCGCGGGACAACGTCATTCTCACCCTGCACGCACTGACCGGCGACTCGCACGTCACCGGCCCGGCCGACGACGAGCACCCGACCGCCGGATGGTGGGACGGGCTCATCGGCCCCGGGTGCGCGATCGACACCGACGAGTGGTGTGTCATCTCGGCCAACGTGCTCGGCGGATGCCGCGGATCCACCGGACCGGCCTCGTTGGATCCGGCCGGCCGGCCGTGGGGTTCGCGGTTTCCGCAGATCACGGTGCTCGATCAGGTTCGCGCCGAACGGATTCTGATGGATCACCTCGGCATCGCCGGGATCGGCGCGGTGGTCGGCGGCTCGATGGGCGGCGCTCGGGCACTCGAGTGGGCCATCGAGTATCCCGAGATGGTCCGCAGCGCGCTGGTGCTCGCCGTCGGGGCGCGGGCCACCGCCGACCAGATCGGCACCCAGACCACCCAGATCGCCGCCATCCAGGCCGACCCCGCGTGGCAGAACGGCGACTATCACGGGACCGGTCGCACGCCCACCGCAGGATTGGGTGTGGCCCGGCGGATCGCCCACCTCACCTACCGGGGCGAGGTGGAACTCGACCGGCGCTTCGCCAACATCCCGCAGGCCGACGAACAACCGCTGAACGGAGGCCGCTACTCCGCCGACAGCTACCTGCAGCACCAGGCCGACAAACTGACCCAACGATTCGACGCCGGCAGCTATGTGGTGCTCAGCGAGGTGCTCAACCATCACGACGTCGGCCGCAATCGCGGGGACGTCGAGGACGTCCTGCGGGCCTGCCGGGTTCCGGTGATCGTCGGTGGCATCGCGTCGGACCGGCTGTATCCGATCCGGCTGCAGGAGGAACTCGCCGATCAGCTCGGGAACTGCGTCGACGGGCTGCAGGTGCTGCACTCCGGCAATGGACACGACGGATTCCTGACCGAGTTCGACGCGATCAGCGATCTGCTCAAACGCACCGCGGAAATCGCCCGCGCCTGA